TGTATGAATCATACTCGGAAGTCTTCCATGAGACCCAAATGTCTAGCCATCTTCTTGTATTCCTCTTTGGAAGTGTATGTGAGGCGAACTGTGGCCAAAGACGGATCCGTAACTACATCAGTCATTCCACGCAATGAAGCCAAAGTCACCTCAGTGGCCGAATTGACGTCCATCAtgaattttttatcatattcactctgaaattaaatcaattatgaaattataaatactGTAGAAATACATTGTATCTGTATTGTACACTCAGACGAGTGACCTCGTCACACGACCCTGCACCTGGGGGAAAATGCTGGGAAGCTGCACAGAAAATGACCTCCAAACAACAACCTCTAGACACTCGTCAAGCAATCCGGAATGCGCCAACGTACAATAATAACATCACGCGACATCCATACAATGACATCAGCACATAGCCGTTTATCGAACTTAAGTATATAATCCAGTGCACCAGCCCCAGACGCCAGTGAGCCTTTGGAGTTCAGCCAGCCCACTCTTCCGAAATCGAGCAACTAGCTCCTTTACCATACATACTTGTATATTGAACAATAAATAAACTTCTTCCAAACACAAACGTGTTACCATAGGTTGGGACATTGGTCAACACACCTCCCAGCCTAAAATACTATACACACTAAACATCCAATATTAAACATTTCAACTGACTGAGCATATTTGATTAAAGTCAGTTGTGTCGCGTCGCATAGATCTGGGCTTGGGTTAAATACATATTGGGTCACTGTAAAAGTAGTTTTACTCGATAAAAGTAGCAGCCTAAAGCAACACCAGcgccaaactttttttttaaatacacctgtattaccACCCATGCTCAAATAAATATGTCTATTATAGTATAGATTACCTTCATTAGATAGCTTAGATTGAGTTTTGTGAAAGGAACTGATTGATCATTCAGTTgaatgtatttcaaatatttttcgaaaaacaGTCCATTGCTGACACCaatctgaaaataaaatcataaaaatgtattataatacaatatttaaaattgcatgtcttacatataatttcatacGGTGTATGTGGTCAAACATTTAATGTACCTTTCCGAACGTCTTCGTCCGAGGAAGTTCAGGTCTGATGCACGCCCTGTCTTTCCTCTGTTCTGGCTTCCGTATCCAGTCATCCCAATACCTGAACAAGAACACAATTAGAATAATACATTAAGTACCCATTTTGTAATGCCCcatgataatataaatattaggcaAATCGTTAAACTAACGCAGGCGGCCATTTCGGCTGTAATTCATCCCAAAGCTGCTTCCTCAACATCCATCCGAGTCCTGGGAAGAAGTCGGACCGATGCAACAGCTCTGGCTTTGATGGGTCTACCAATCCGACTTTACCATTGTCATTCCAAGCTGACACACACCTGAAATCAGAACAAACCAATACATAAAACTCTGAGGTTTTCATTCAGTTTCGCGTTATAGTTTGATTTCTGTGTACTACAGATATAGGAGGACAACATCCATGCATATGTTTACAATATAGTTGAATGGGTcatcagtatttatttattttggatcCAGACCCTCTTCAGATTCAGTTTCCCTATATTCAATTAATTGCGACAAtagcttaattttaaattctgttaTACAAGTAAGCGTATTATTACATAACTAGTGTTAACTAAATgctctagaggaaacattggtagtgttacgtacaccgccgagtaagtgcaatcggattaggccgagtagcatcccagagactgtgtgaccgttataattggtttcaaggattatctccagactaagtgcaagtaggctaaacaatggccaccgaattggccgctattggtcccttctcagaagtgaccgataccgtgggactgagtgtcgtgggaatacatatccgggtacatgcctaaacaatagggaaatGACCGGACGTCGATGATGCCCTGAGCggcctatccgttataaggcggtacttaggcgatatcaagacattctggacagagcactgccagtgcgtgtatctccttaatcaccaatagatgctgtgaaacgactttggccttttacttggatcctccacccacccctacgcaacagtagcaaacagtatgtatagaagttttttcttgatctgtatattgtatgtatattatttcttgatctgtatattattttgtcttgttcgtatattatattcgtacattttgttggaagtgttttaactgtgacgtacatatgtcgaattgaaacgactattatagtaccgCAAGCAGTGCCGTAGCGAGGCTATGGCAAATGGGCGAGTGCCAAGGGCGCTCGATGTGAGGGGCGGCGAAGGCGCCCCTCgcctgtttttaaattttttttaataaaacataaaatttgagattaatccgatgtgtttttgaaatatccatttgtatatacatatggtatTTTTAACTGGTGAGGGCTTATTGACTTTACTGAACAAAATTTAGAAAACCAAGGGATAACATGTTCTCAAAAATACTTGGAAATAGATTGTGATCGATTTCTAAATGAACTTAAATGTTTAAAACATCAATTACAAACTTCTTACGAGGGTAGAGACCCCAGGAGAATgtatcacattgatattttaaatatactatgTAGATAGATAGGAGTTACAAGAATCCTATctcaatacgtatgtatgtatatttatcactGTAATGCCTGCAATAGAGGCGTCAATTAAAGGCTTTAGTCAAGAGCGATTATCAATTCCAAGTATATTATCAATACAAAGTGaattaaaaagtaatataaattttgataatataataacagaCTTTGCTAACGCCTAATTCACGGAAAATTCGTCTTCAGTTTTTTCTATCTGTAATAATTAATAGTCAAGTTGTTAATAATGCAATAGATTACCGTTCTGGACAAATTTATGgttttagataaagaaaaatttatttgaaacaaacattaataaaaaatataaaacaccaatagaaaaattaattttcaatagatggtgctaAATGGTCGTGACactattttcctagaggaaatatcgatagcaaacagtatatatatacaggttttttcttgattggcgagcgttatcgcagacacacagaatagcgctattatatatgtatgtagtgttggaattaaacgaaaggctgatgtatgggctatggctgagaaagggtatgttacgaccgatTGTAGAGAGGGGATGGAAAGTGGCAGAGGGCGCGAAAGCGACCGCTATTTTATAGTCagtagaagttaaccttccactggggggcggttggtcgttaaaccaccgcgtggtgtcgttttaataaacaacatgactgaaaacgcacgtgtttgatcttcaattccaccgccacatcccatcgtggtcctgaacagcgtcaaCTGTTTAGGAATTCCACCCACatgtatatgatatgatataatGGATTTGTAGATATCTACAATAAAAATACCATAGTGTAGGATCGTTCTTGAGCAGGGCGTAAGTGCCGAGGAAGTATTCATAGAAATCGCTGGAGATGTCCAAGTCATCCTCTACAATGATGACTGACTCATAACCGAGCACGTGGAACGTGTGGTTCAGAGCGAAACGGTAATGTCTGGCTATGTTGAAGTAGCCACGGAACTTCTTCTCCTTCGGCGGAACGAGAATGTCGGTCAGGTCCGGCTGCAAAACCAGCGACACGCCGGAATCCGGAGC
This genomic interval from Arctopsyche grandis isolate Sample6627 chromosome 8, ASM5162203v2, whole genome shotgun sequence contains the following:
- the Mgat1 gene encoding alpha-1,3-mannosyl-glycoprotein 2-beta-N-acetylglucosaminyltransferase isoform X1, which gives rise to MRLYAKKAVIGSLVCLTLWLIFTYVTFTAGGPLEARPREGPVSAEEDRFRNRLAERVEQLEKDFSIQLQSNKNILMEIKQKLLEETDEPEQIVQLEDKIPILVLACNRVNVTRCLDLLIQYRPSKEKFPIIISQDCNHEPTRIVLERYANAPDSGVSLVLQPDLTDILVPPKEKKFRGYFNIARHYRFALNHTFHVLGYESVIIVEDDLDISSDFYEYFLGTYALLKNDPTLWCVSAWNDNGKVGLVDPSKPELLHRSDFFPGLGWMLRKQLWDELQPKWPPAYWDDWIRKPEQRKDRACIRPELPRTKTFGKIGVSNGLFFEKYLKYIQLNDQSVPFTKLNLSYLMKSEYDKKFMMDVNSATEVTLASLRGMTDVVTDPSLATVRLTYTSKEEYKKMARHLGLMEDFRSGVGRTAYLGVVNCFYKGRRVYIAPDKPNFIYDPMWS
- the Mgat1 gene encoding alpha-1,3-mannosyl-glycoprotein 2-beta-N-acetylglucosaminyltransferase isoform X2, with amino-acid sequence MTSYRSSPSEHETVQLEDKIPILVLACNRVNVTRCLDLLIQYRPSKEKFPIIISQDCNHEPTRIVLERYANAPDSGVSLVLQPDLTDILVPPKEKKFRGYFNIARHYRFALNHTFHVLGYESVIIVEDDLDISSDFYEYFLGTYALLKNDPTLWCVSAWNDNGKVGLVDPSKPELLHRSDFFPGLGWMLRKQLWDELQPKWPPAYWDDWIRKPEQRKDRACIRPELPRTKTFGKIGVSNGLFFEKYLKYIQLNDQSVPFTKLNLSYLMKSEYDKKFMMDVNSATEVTLASLRGMTDVVTDPSLATVRLTYTSKEEYKKMARHLGLMEDFRSGVGRTAYLGVVNCFYKGRRVYIAPDKPNFIYDPMWS